The Acidipropionibacterium virtanenii DNA segment ACCCTGCGGATAGTCGGTGAGCAGCGGATAGTTGCGCACCACCGCGCGGTTGGGATTGTGGTAGAAGCTCAGCACGGTCGGCGTCGAGGCGACGATGCCGTCGAAGAACCGGTCGGCGGCGCCGATGACGCCACGGGCGGCGAGCCGGGCCACCGGCTTCACCCAGTCGGCCAGGTACTCCTTGCCCTCGATCTGGCCGATGAGATCCTCGTGGGCGTCGTAGACGGCGGCGCGGCCTCGCAGCCTGCGCCAGGCCAGCACCATCGGGATGAGTTCGGGATCGTGAACGTGGACGACGTCTGGGCTGATCCGGTCGAGTGCCCGCCAGGCACGGAACTGACGGCGGGTGAGGCGGTCCACCCGACCGGTGGCCTCCCCGACCCCCACGACGTGGACCCCGGCAACGATCTCCTCGCCCTCCTGGGCCCCGATGAACCAGATATCGACGCCGGCCTGGGCGAGGCTCGCGCACTCCTTGCGGAAGACGCGGTTGTCGCGGGGGTTGTGCACCGTGGAGAGGTGGCAGACCCGGGCCGATGATGTCATTGAGTACGTCTCCTGCTCCGCGACAACAGTTGGGACGTGGGCGGCGTGCCCACAAGGCCGCTGCGCCCACGGTGAGCCCGCGGCGAGAGAACCAGTGTCGACAACGGCCGATTCTAGCAAGCGCGGCGCGGCGGACGACGGTACCGGGACGGAACCCGCGTCGCGGTGGCGCACACCAGGGCCGCGGCCAGCACCCACTGCAACTGGGTGACCGACTGGACGAGGTAGGTGCTGTTGGCCAGAGACAGCACAGGAAGCGCGCACAGATACCCGATCACCCACCAGCGCGATCCCCCTTCGCCGCGGGCCCGGATCACGGCCACCGCGGCCCACACCATCAGCCCAGCGAGAGCGGTCGTGACGATCAGCCCGTACTGGGAGGAGATCTCCAGCACGCCGAAGTGCGGATTCACCTTCCCATGGGTGTGCCAGCCCAGACCACCGGCACGCACCAGCGCTTCGTAGCCGCCGGGCCCGACCCCCAGCAGCGGGTAGGACGCCGTCAGCGCCAGGCCGACCGCGATCAGGGCGGCGCGCACCGACAACGAGGAGGGCCCCTCGTTGGAGTGGTGGACGATGACCCCCACCACCCGATGGACCGCCATCTCCAGGCCGGACCGGTGCACCGTCACGATCCCCACGACCGCCACCGCAACAGCCACCAGCACCCAGCGTCCCCGCCCGGTGGCCGCCAGCCGCACCGCCGCCGCCAGGGCCAGCGCGGCCATCGCTGAGCGTCCCGAGGTGAGCACCAGCAGCACGCAGGCCACCGCTGCGGCGACGATCATGATCCACCGCCGCCAACGGCCCTCCCACTGCGACCGGACCGCCAGCAGGGGCACCGCGACGGCCATCAGCACGGCATACAGATTGGGGTTGGTGAGCCAGGTCGCCGGGGCCCGGTACACATTGGGACGGCCGATCCAGGCTCCGTTGAGGTAGGTGGTCAGGTGCCT contains these protein-coding regions:
- a CDS encoding O-antigen ligase family protein; this encodes MKGSTPAPGPRRALPAAAPDPTRGRWGSGLPRLVGVLVGALPVAALLGPWAGHGPVFAFRVLLIALVVLAVICGRRHRASLVIAGLAVLWLGVGGLDVVLGAAGRRWSELAAVALGLAGMWAVVRLRRFDPVTWLARGWTLAVLLSLPVAAWEYLTSRHLTTYLNGAWIGRPNVYRAPATWLTNPNLYAVLMAVAVPLLAVRSQWEGRWRRWIMIVAAAVACVLLVLTSGRSAMAALALAAAVRLAATGRGRWVLVAVAVAVVGIVTVHRSGLEMAVHRVVGVIVHHSNEGPSSLSVRAALIAVGLALTASYPLLGVGPGGYEALVRAGGLGWHTHGKVNPHFGVLEISSQYGLIVTTALAGLMVWAAVAVIRARGEGGSRWWVIGYLCALPVLSLANSTYLVQSVTQLQWVLAAALVCATATRVPSRYRRPPRRAC